GAAAAATCAAATAATTTGGTAACATATAGTTTTCTGAAATCAAGTTCCATTTGTAATAGTTTCTATAAAGGTAAAATTATTTGATGAATAATGGAATTATTAAAGTGCAATGATGATGGAGTATATGATATGCCATACAAAGAAAAAATCTCACCCATAAAGAGTGAGATTTTAATATATTTAATTTTTAATAAACTTAGCACTTACATCTCCGATCTTGTAAAAGTAAGTTCCTTTTGTCAGGTTTTCAACGTCTATAGAAAATGTATTTTCACTGGATCCGAAAAGTTTATTTAAAACAATCTTTCCGGTCATATCATAAACTTCTACTTTATTGCTTCCGTTTCCCGGGTTTGAAATGGTAAGGGTTTTACTTGTAGGAATGGGGAAGGCTGCCAGTTTAGTTGTATTCTGGATTTCTTTAGCTGCTAATACAGAGGTTGGTAAACCAAATACATCATACACCTGATCATTGTTATTGTCCCAGTTTTCAATGATAATTTTATTGGTATTAGAAACTGCATCATGGAATACATTGTAAGTTCCAGAAAATGAAACGCTTGTATTTGGAGTGAAATCTTTTAAGACAACTCCGTTTTCGTTAACCAGAAGTAATTTTGTGTGAACTCCGGCTGGGGATGTTGCAGAAGATGCTTTTGCTGCGATTAAAAATTCCAGATTGTCATCAGTATTGAAAATGTGCTTAGATATAGCATAGGGATATTGCTCTGAATCATACCAAATGTCTAATGTGTATCCGGTGGGTAGTGAAAAGGTTGCAGTCTTAATCAATACAAAATTTGAATTATAGATTTTCAGACTGTTTCCGGTTTCCCGGGTAATATAAAACATATCATTCCCTTTTGCAAAGGCAAATGCTTTTTCTCCGGTAGAAAAGGAATGCTGTAATGTAATTTGTTGTCCGAACATTATACCTGCTACTGCGATTGCAGCAGATAACATCATTTTTTTCATGTTATAGTTTATTTTTAATTTCTTCTCAGAGCACTTTTTTAGTGTCTTGTTTTAATTTGAATGCAAAACTAGACTAATTTTTTTTAAATGGCGGTAAACGATTTGTTAAAACATGAATAAAGACGGGCAAAAACGATATTTTATTAAAAGGTTTATATTTTGAAATAGAGTAGCCCGGAAATAAAATATAGATATCCAAAAACAATCATTATGAAGAACATTTACAAAATGTTCCAATTATTTCTTTTTCATCAGATCTTCTATGGTGTGAATCATTTTTAGGGCATTGGTATTTTCCGGATTTAAGTTTAATGATTTTTTATAATTTTCTAAAGCTAAAACATAATTTTTTGCATAGAAATACCCTTCACCTAAACTATCAAAAGCATTAGCCGATTGTGGATTTTCCTTAACATTTAAAACAAAAACTTTAATAGCTTCATCCATTCTTGAATTTCTCAATAGGGTATAGCCTATGTCATTCAACGTGTTTTCAAAATTCCATTTTGAATTTTTTGCTTTAAGAGAATAATAGATTCTTTCCGTATCAGGATTGTTCTTTTTTGAAAATTCCGAGATAATGGTTTCTTCTGCTAATGAATAGTCGTCTGTCAAATTTTTATCAATCATAGATGCAATATGATTAATCATCCGGTACTGGACAGGGAATATATTATATCCATTAGACATCATAATGATAGCCATATTATGGTGTGGATATATTTTATAAGCGCTCACATTTCCACCAGAAAAATTGTAAGAAACTATATTATTCACTTTACTAATGTCCCAACCATAAGCAAAAACATCCTTTTTGTTACCAAAATCAAAAGGTTGCCACATCATTTCTTTTGTCTTTGGATTTAAAAAATCATTTTTGCTAAGGTGAGTACTCCATTTTAAAAATGCAGGAAGTGTTATGGCAATGCCATTGGCGGAATGGGCTCTTGTTCCGCTAACATCCGTAGATTTTTCATATTGCTTTTTTTCTGGATTGTAATTGTATTTTACCACACGGTTAGGAATCTTTTCGAGAGCGTTTGAAGAGAAAATAACTTGATTTTTAGCATCGGAAAACTGATTGTTCAGGATGAAATCTTCAAAAGATTGTCCCGTAATTTTTTCAATAATCATCGTGAGAAGGAAATAATTCGTCTGATTATATCTGAATTCATTTCCTGTTTTAAAATCCATCTTTTCCTTAGCCAGCCGTTCTATGACTTTTGTATTAGAGTCATCCGCCAAAATATCGTTAAAAGCAATAAGGTTAGGAAGTCCCGAGGAGTGTGTAATCAGGTTTTTTACTTTAATATCTTGCCATTGTTCAGGTACATTCTTAATATATTTGGAGATAGGATCTTCTAAAGATAATTGTCCTTTTTCAATCAGTTGAAAAATACCAACATTTGTCATCAATTTTGATGTGGAGTAAATCCTGAACATTGAATTTGAATCTACCTTTTTATCACTTTCCAGCGTTTCTGTACCGTAATACTTTTGAAAAATAATCCGGTCATCTTTTATTATTCCTAGAGCCAAACCGGGAATCTGATTGGTTTTAATCACTTCTTTCACATACTGATCAATGGCTGCAGATTGATCTTTTTGTTGAGAATAGGCCATTACGGAAGTGGCTAAAGTTACTGTGGTCAGAATGAATTGTTTCATAAGTATCTGGTTATGTTTTATAATAGAAAATTGAAACGCTGGTTATATTACTCCGTCATTCAAAGATACTTCAGATTAAGCACAAAAAAACCTCCGATAAAAATCAGAGGTTTTATTTATTATATGATCAGCTGCAAGTAAATTATGCCTTGCTGATTATTTATATTTCCGTGTTTAGATCCCAGTTTTCAAGGTAATCGTGAACGTGTTTAAGCATCATTCCTCCTAGAGAGCCATCTACTACTCTGTGGTCATAAGAGTGAGACATGAACATTAAGTTTCTGATGGCGATTACGTCACCATCTGCCGTTTCAAGAACTGCAGGTTTCTTAACGATAGCTCCGATAGCAAGGATTGCAACCTGAGGCTGAGGAATAATTGGTGTTCCCATAAGGTTTCCAAAGCTTCCAACGTTAGAAATGGTATAAGTGGCTCCTTGAGTATCTTCTGGTCTTAATTTCTTGTTTCTTGCTCTGTATGCTAAATCATTGATTGCTTTAGCAAGACCTGAAAGAGATAACTGATCAGCATTCTTGATGACAGGAACAATAAGGTTTCCGTCTGGTAGAGCAGTAGCCATACCAATGTTGATGTTTTTCTTCTTAATGATGTTTTCACCACTAATAGAAACATTAATCATTGGGAAATCCTGGATTGCTTTAACAATAGCTTTCACGAAGATAGGCATGAAAGTAAGCTTTTCTCCTTCACGTTTTTCGAAGGCCGCTTTATTTTTAGCTCTCCATTTTACAACGTTGGTAACATCTGTTTCAATGAAAGACGTCACGTGTGGAGCAATTTGTTTAGCTTTCACCATGTTTTCAGCAATGATCTTTCTCATTCTGTCCATTGGAATGATCTCATCTCCCGCAGCAGCAGTAATTGTTGCAGCCGGTGTAGAAACTGGAGCTGGTGCAGAAACTGTTGGCTGAACCGGAGCAGCCTGTTGAGCAGGTTGGTTTCCTCTGTTAGCAACGTAAGCTAAGATATCTTCTTTGGTAATTCTTCCTTCTAAACCGCTTCCTTTGATAGATTTTAGTTCAGTTTCAGAAATATTTTCCTGTTGTGCAATTGATTTTACAAGTGGAGATAAATAAAGATCTCCAGAGAATTCTACATTTGATACAGCAGTAGTTTGTAAAGGCTGTTCAATTGTGTTTAACGTTTCAGTGTCCGGAGTAGCTGCCGGTGTTTCAGTGGTTACTTCCTCAGAAGCAGAACCTTCTCCTTCAATTTCTAAAATAGCAATGGCCTCACCTACTTTTGCAACTTCATCTTTTTGCTTTAAAATTTTTACGATTTTCCCCGAAACTGGTGTCGGAACGTCTGAATCTACTTTATCTGTTGCAATTTCTACTACAGAGTCATCCTCTTTTACGTTATCACCTTCATTGAATAACCAAGTGATAATTGTCGCTTCCATAACACCTTCTCCCATGGAAGGAAGCAATAATTTGTATTCTGCCATTTTTGATTTTTAGATTTTGACAAATATATAAAAAAAATCGGTTTTTTTATGAAATATATAATTTTACATGAATTCAATATAGATATTTTCACCTACATTCAATCCAAACAGGCTTTTAGCTCCGTTTTTCTTACTTCCTTTATAGATAGTAAGCTCCAATAACTGACTGTCATTGAAAATTGCAGCAGATTGCCCATGAAATTCCGTTTCCCTTTCCCAGTCTGAAACCAATTCTGTATGCCCAGAAAAGATCCTCGAAAGACTCAGGTTCCTGAATTTTATGGTAAAACCATTGTATCCTTTGCTGATATTTTCAAAGAAATCTTTGTTGATATTTGAAATTATATTTCCGAAATTATCAATATAGGTGACTTCACCAATGATCATTCCTTCAGACTCATTATAAACCGCTCTGGGGAACATCAATTGCTTAACAGAATCTATTTTCCTTCCAATTACCTCAGGAAGACCACCGTTAGCAAGATGTACAGCTGCCGGAACGAAAATGTCCGTAGAAGTAAAGTTGATAATATCGTCAAAACGATTATTCAGCGTGATCTCATAGATCGCTTCAGGCTTGATGTCAAAAAAAATCAGACTTAAAAGGCCATTATCGGCGGCCAGAAAGTAAGATCCATCAGCTTTATAAAGAATATTTTTTCTTGATTTATTGTAAAAACTATCTACAGAAATGATATGGATACTGCCTTTAGGAAAGTATTTATAAGCGTTTCTTACAATATATGATGTTTGTATAAGATTGAATGCCTGGATGTCGTGGGTTATATCAATAATATTAACCTCAGGGTTTAGAGACAGAATTTTGCCTTTCACAGCAGCAACTCTGTAATCTAAATTTCCGAAATCCGAAGTAAGGGTAATAATTGACATGAGCAATTTTAGAATAGTGTAGTCATGCAAAGTTATTTAAAATAAAAGGAAAGCCCGAAAGATTGTTGAAAAGAATTTGATATAAATTTGAAAAAAAGCTTAATTTTAAAATCTAAAAATAAAAATACTGCATGTTTGAATTGACCTATGATCTGGAAGAAATCGACGCGAAAATCTTCTATGGAGTTAATAACCAATATTTCAACTTACTAAAATCAAGCTTCCCAACCATTAAAATTACAGGAAGAGATCATTATATCTTTGCCATGGGTAACCAGGAAGCATTAGACATACTAAAGCAAAAGCTGGATGACATTGTAAAATTTATCTCAAAAAATAATTCAATAGGTCTAAAAGACGTTGAAAATATTCTGAATATTAAAGATGAGAATGAAAAGCATCTGATTTTTGACCAGGATATTATTGTAAAAGGGGTAAATGGGAAAGTCATTAAAGCTAAAACAACCAATCTTAAAAAACTTGTAAAAGAAACTGAGAAAAAGGATATGGTGTTTGCTATTGGCCCTGCCGGAACCGGAAAAACGTATACCAGTGTAGCGTTGGCAGCAAGAGCTTTGAAAGATAAGGAAGTGAAAAGAATTGTTCTGACAAGACCCGCTGTAGAAGCAGGAGAGAGTCTGGGATTCTTGCCAGGAGACCTTAAAGAAAAGCTAGATCCTTATTTGCAGCCTCTATATGATGCCCTTCGTGATATGATTCCTCATGAAAAGCTGGAAGGCTTTATAGAAAAGAAGGTTATTGAGGTGGCTCCTTTAGCCTTTATGAGAGGGCGTACGCTAGACGATGCTTTTGTAATTCTTGATGAAGCACAGAATACGACTCATGCTCAGATGAAAATGTTCCTGACAAGGATGGGGATGAATGCTAAATTTATCATTACCGGAGATCCAAGCCAGATTGACCTTCCAAAAAACCAGCAATCGGGATTGAAAGAAGCCATGAGGATTTTGAGTGGAGTGAAGGAGATAGGTTTCGTGTATCTTACAGAGGAAGATGTGGTAAGGCACCCAGTAGTAAGGAAGATTATTCTTGCTTATAATGATGAAGAGAAAAGATTGAGAAATGACTAATCCTGAATAGTAATTAAGCTGTTAACCTTTTATTAACTTTCGAATTTTGTCTTAAAATTTGTTAATTTAAAAAAAAGAATTAGTTTTGCAATCCTTAAATGTATAACTAATAAACAATGAAAAAACTTTTACTTATTGCAGCCGTTGCTGTATTGGGAGTTACTGCAAATGCGCAGGAATTTAAATTTGGACCTAAAGCAGGTTATTCTTTATCAATGCTTAAAGCAAGTGGTGAAGGGCACACTTACAATTTTGATGCAAAATCTACTTTCTATGCTGGTGCTATGGTTGAATATAAATTCAACGATAAGTTTGCAGTACAAGGTGAAGTATTGTATTCTCAATTAGGAGGTAAACAAGAAGAAACTATTAACTATGATCTAATGGGAGTTTCTGTTACAGGTACTCAAAAATCAGACTGGAAAATAGGTACAGTACAGGTTCCTGTGAGTGCTAAATATTATGCTACGGAAAATCTAGCATTCGCTTTAGGACTTAACGTAGGAATTGTTACTTCTGCAAAAATTAAAACAACAGCTAATTTAACTGCAACAGGAGGTGGTCAAACAGCTACTGATTCAACAAGTGACACTGTGGATGCTAAAGATCATATGAATAAATTGAATTTAGCTCCATTTGTAGGTGCAGAATACACTCTTGAAAATGGATTATTCTTTGATGCAAGATATAACTTAGGTGTTTCTAACTTGATGAAAAAGGAAGATGGTGAAAACGGAACACTAAAGAACAGTTTTGTTCAAGTAGGTGTAGGTTTCAAATTCGGAGGAAACTAATCGGAAAGATTTAATAGCTAAAATCACGATATAAACAGGACAAATTTGTCCTGTTTTTTTGTTTTGAAGAATGGTATTAATGCAAATATATCCCTGTAATGAAAATAATTAGTATTTTTGGGGCGTAAAATTTAGACTTAAAAAAATGAAAAAGCTATTATTAGTAGGTGCTTTTGCACTTTTAGGAGGAGCAGCTCAGGCTCAGGAAGGTTTGAAATTAGGAGGGCATATTGGTGTTCCTGTATCTGATGCGAGCAATGTATCTTCATTTACATTAGGGGTAGACGGAGCTTATATGTGGAATATCGCTAAAGGTCTTGATCTTGGGGTAGCAACCGGATATTCTCACTTCTTTGGAAAAGATCACTTTGATGATTTCGGATTTATTCCTGTAGCTGTTGCAGGTAAATATAAATTTAAAGGGGCACCTATCTTTGTAGGATTAGACTTAGGATACGGAATTTCCACTAAAAGTGGAGTTGATGGAGGTTTCTACGCACAACCTAAATTTGGATATCAGATGTCTAAAGGAGAATTGTATATAGGATATCAGTCTGTAAGCAACAGTCAAAAAGTAGGCTGGGGGACATACAGCTGGACTGCAGGAGCGGTGAACTTAGGATTCAACTTCTTTATTAAATAAATGATGTTGAAATAACATACGGAACTCCGGCTGAAAGCCGGAGTTTTTATTGAGATACTCCTTTATAATAAGGTAGTATTTTACTTTTAAACTCTTATTGTCTTGTTTTGAGCCGGTTAAAATAGATACAAATCATAAACAAATGTTTAAATTTTATGAGTTAATGGCTTAAATGTTAATATTTTAACAAGACTATTTTTACTGTAGAGGATACAAATAGGATGATTTTGATTAATTTTTTAAACTTCGAAAATTAAACATATTGCTCTCTGGTTGATAAATTGTAGTTTTTTTATTCATAAAATTGTGAAAAAATCAAAAGACTCTCTTTGATATGATTTATTTTTACAAATACTTAAATTTTAACAATGATATTAATCACATTAACAAATTTTAATATTAGTGGGGACGACTGTAACTTTGCCCTCAGAAAGTATTAAAAATTTTTAAAATGAAAAAAGTATTATTAGCGGGTGCTGTTGCACTTTTTGGTTTATCAAATGCTCAGATTGCTAAAGGAACTACATATTTATCAGGACAAGTTAGTTATTCTCAAACAGAAGACAACAACGATAACAGTAAAGTAGAAAGCATTAAAATTCTTCCAACTGTAGGTTATTTCGTAAACACTAACTTAGCAGTAGGTTTAGGTTTAGGTTATAAAAACGGTAAAGATACTAATACAACGACAAGTTTAACTGGTGCTGTAACTGAGCTTGAAAAATCTAAGCCAGCATTCGTTGTAGCTCCTTTCGTAAGAAAGTATTGGACTATTGGAGAAAAATTATACATCTTCGGTCAATTAGAAGTTCCAATGGAATTTGGTCAAAATAAAGTAGAAGGTACTACTACAACTACAAACGGTGGAAACACAACTGTTACTTCTGCTTCTACTAAAAATAACTACACTTCAATCGGTGTTAACGTTAAGCCAGGTTTAGATTATTTCTTAAACAAAAACTGGACTATTGAAGCTACTATCGGTGAATTCGGATACAACACTTCAAAAGAAAATGTTGACGGAGCTAAGAGAGTTAACAACTATGACTTTGGGTTAAACCTAAAAGCTGTAACTTTCGGAGTTAAGTATGTATTTGCAAAATAATAAACAAAGCATATAGCAATAAAGCCCTAAGCCTGTCTTGGGGCTTTTTTTTACTATTAAAACAAATATTTTTAAAATTAATAACATGAAAAGAATTTTATTAGCATCTGCAATTGCATTATTTGCAGGGCTAAATGCACAAACTACATTTGGTGTAAAAGCAGGGTACGCATTATCAACATTGAACTTAAATGAGAATGATGTTCAGTTTAATGGAGTAGGAGCAAGTATGAAATCAAAATCAGGGTTCTATGTAGGGGCTTTGGTGGAACACAAATTCAACAATAAATTTGCAATTCAGGGAGAAGTAGAATATGCAAATTTAGGAGGTACGGCAGAAGTATCTTTACCATACGGGACAAAAGTAACTGAAAATATTAGTATTAACAAAATTGTAATTCCTGTTTCTGCAAAATATTATGTAACTCCTGAATTAGGTGTTTATGCAGGTCCTTATATGGCCATAAGAACTAATACAAGTGTTAAAATGACAGTGTCAGGCTTGCCTGCTGGTACTACAGCAGATCCAAATGCTATCAAAGAGGGTGAAAATATCGTAGCAAAAGAATTTTCTAGTCTTATGAAGCAAACCGATTTTGGATTGTTTTTAGGGGCGGATTACAACGTGTACAAAGGTTTATTCGTGGAGGCGCGTTATAGTTTTGGTTTAACCAATATGGTGAAGACTAAAGTTGACAATGAGAATGTGAAAATGAACTTTTTACAGATTGGTGTCGGATATAAATTTAAATAAGAAAACTTTACATAAAATAAAAACTCTCAGGAATCCTGAGAGTTTTTTTATGTTTAAATTTCGATTTAAAATTATTTTCCGAACATTCCACCCATTCCAGGCATATTCGGCATTTTGCTCATCATCTGCATCATTTGCTTTCCTTGAGGACCTTGCATCATCTTCATCATTTTACCCATCTGATCGAATTGTTTCATAAGCTGATTTACATCTTCAATCTTTCTTCCTGCTCCTTTTGCAATTCTATTCTTTCTCTGAGTATTGATAATAGAAGGTGTTCTTCTTTCGTCCGGAGTCATAGAATAGATGATGGCTTCAATGTGCTTAAATGCGTCATCA
This is a stretch of genomic DNA from Chryseobacterium tructae. It encodes these proteins:
- a CDS encoding T9SS type A sorting domain-containing protein → MKKMMLSAAIAVAGIMFGQQITLQHSFSTGEKAFAFAKGNDMFYITRETGNSLKIYNSNFVLIKTATFSLPTGYTLDIWYDSEQYPYAISKHIFNTDDNLEFLIAAKASSATSPAGVHTKLLLVNENGVVLKDFTPNTSVSFSGTYNVFHDAVSNTNKIIIENWDNNNDQVYDVFGLPTSVLAAKEIQNTTKLAAFPIPTSKTLTISNPGNGSNKVEVYDMTGKIVLNKLFGSSENTFSIDVENLTKGTYFYKIGDVSAKFIKN
- a CDS encoding PhoH family protein, whose product is MFELTYDLEEIDAKIFYGVNNQYFNLLKSSFPTIKITGRDHYIFAMGNQEALDILKQKLDDIVKFISKNNSIGLKDVENILNIKDENEKHLIFDQDIIVKGVNGKVIKAKTTNLKKLVKETEKKDMVFAIGPAGTGKTYTSVALAARALKDKEVKRIVLTRPAVEAGESLGFLPGDLKEKLDPYLQPLYDALRDMIPHEKLEGFIEKKVIEVAPLAFMRGRTLDDAFVILDEAQNTTHAQMKMFLTRMGMNAKFIITGDPSQIDLPKNQQSGLKEAMRILSGVKEIGFVYLTEEDVVRHPVVRKIILAYNDEEKRLRND
- a CDS encoding SAM hydrolase/SAM-dependent halogenase family protein; translation: MSIITLTSDFGNLDYRVAAVKGKILSLNPEVNIIDITHDIQAFNLIQTSYIVRNAYKYFPKGSIHIISVDSFYNKSRKNILYKADGSYFLAADNGLLSLIFFDIKPEAIYEITLNNRFDDIINFTSTDIFVPAAVHLANGGLPEVIGRKIDSVKQLMFPRAVYNESEGMIIGEVTYIDNFGNIISNINKDFFENISKGYNGFTIKFRNLSLSRIFSGHTELVSDWERETEFHGQSAAIFNDSQLLELTIYKGSKKNGAKSLFGLNVGENIYIEFM
- a CDS encoding beta-lactamase family protein; this encodes MKQFILTTVTLATSVMAYSQQKDQSAAIDQYVKEVIKTNQIPGLALGIIKDDRIIFQKYYGTETLESDKKVDSNSMFRIYSTSKLMTNVGIFQLIEKGQLSLEDPISKYIKNVPEQWQDIKVKNLITHSSGLPNLIAFNDILADDSNTKVIERLAKEKMDFKTGNEFRYNQTNYFLLTMIIEKITGQSFEDFILNNQFSDAKNQVIFSSNALEKIPNRVVKYNYNPEKKQYEKSTDVSGTRAHSANGIAITLPAFLKWSTHLSKNDFLNPKTKEMMWQPFDFGNKKDVFAYGWDISKVNNIVSYNFSGGNVSAYKIYPHHNMAIIMMSNGYNIFPVQYRMINHIASMIDKNLTDDYSLAEETIISEFSKKNNPDTERIYYSLKAKNSKWNFENTLNDIGYTLLRNSRMDEAIKVFVLNVKENPQSANAFDSLGEGYFYAKNYVLALENYKKSLNLNPENTNALKMIHTIEDLMKKK
- a CDS encoding dihydrolipoamide acetyltransferase family protein; the protein is MAEYKLLLPSMGEGVMEATIITWLFNEGDNVKEDDSVVEIATDKVDSDVPTPVSGKIVKILKQKDEVAKVGEAIAILEIEGEGSASEEVTTETPAATPDTETLNTIEQPLQTTAVSNVEFSGDLYLSPLVKSIAQQENISETELKSIKGSGLEGRITKEDILAYVANRGNQPAQQAAPVQPTVSAPAPVSTPAATITAAAGDEIIPMDRMRKIIAENMVKAKQIAPHVTSFIETDVTNVVKWRAKNKAAFEKREGEKLTFMPIFVKAIVKAIQDFPMINVSISGENIIKKKNINIGMATALPDGNLIVPVIKNADQLSLSGLAKAINDLAYRARNKKLRPEDTQGATYTISNVGSFGNLMGTPIIPQPQVAILAIGAIVKKPAVLETADGDVIAIRNLMFMSHSYDHRVVDGSLGGMMLKHVHDYLENWDLNTEI
- a CDS encoding porin family protein; translation: MKRILLASAIALFAGLNAQTTFGVKAGYALSTLNLNENDVQFNGVGASMKSKSGFYVGALVEHKFNNKFAIQGEVEYANLGGTAEVSLPYGTKVTENISINKIVIPVSAKYYVTPELGVYAGPYMAIRTNTSVKMTVSGLPAGTTADPNAIKEGENIVAKEFSSLMKQTDFGLFLGADYNVYKGLFVEARYSFGLTNMVKTKVDNENVKMNFLQIGVGYKFK
- a CDS encoding porin family protein gives rise to the protein MKKLLLIAAVAVLGVTANAQEFKFGPKAGYSLSMLKASGEGHTYNFDAKSTFYAGAMVEYKFNDKFAVQGEVLYSQLGGKQEETINYDLMGVSVTGTQKSDWKIGTVQVPVSAKYYATENLAFALGLNVGIVTSAKIKTTANLTATGGGQTATDSTSDTVDAKDHMNKLNLAPFVGAEYTLENGLFFDARYNLGVSNLMKKEDGENGTLKNSFVQVGVGFKFGGN
- a CDS encoding outer membrane beta-barrel protein yields the protein MKKVLLAGAVALFGLSNAQIAKGTTYLSGQVSYSQTEDNNDNSKVESIKILPTVGYFVNTNLAVGLGLGYKNGKDTNTTTSLTGAVTELEKSKPAFVVAPFVRKYWTIGEKLYIFGQLEVPMEFGQNKVEGTTTTTNGGNTTVTSASTKNNYTSIGVNVKPGLDYFLNKNWTIEATIGEFGYNTSKENVDGAKRVNNYDFGLNLKAVTFGVKYVFAK